The following nucleotide sequence is from Ahniella affigens.
CCAAGCGCCGAGCGCTTCGGCCTGTTCGGCAGCCTGAGCGTCGCAAAGCCACGCCGCGCGCAGCGCCAGGGCTTCGAGCATCAGCCCGTTCTCGGCGGCATATTGATGTGCGTCAATTTTTGGGACGCCGAGCGCGCGCCGCGCCGCATCGTCGCCATCAAAGTACGATGATGAGTGTTGGCCGGGTACCAAATCGGCATCCTGGCTCACGCCGAACGCGCTATTCGGGCCGCGGAGGAACGCGTTCATGTAGTCCAGAATGCGCGTGGCGACCTGACAGTCGGCAGCACGTTGCCACATCGCACAGCCCAGGCTGTAGACGCGGAGATATTCCGCCTGGATGCGCGTCAGCTTTTCGAAATGAGGGTGGTCCCAGTCGCCGCCAGTCGAATACTGATAGACACCACCCCAGACCGGGTCGAGCAGCTCGCGCGCGCCAGTCAGGCTTGTTTCGGCAATCCGGCGCTCCGGTTCCAGATCCGAATGCGCGAGAGCGTATTCGACCTGATCGCGGTCCAGGTATTTCTGCGACGCGTTCAGCCCGCCGTGCTTCGGGTCAAAACTATCGCGATGCCGTCTGAGCAATTCTTGACGCAGTTCGGCGCTCAAGTCCGATCGGACCGGTTCACCGGCTTCCTCCCCAATGCCGGCCAGTCGCTCGGGACTCGGGTCCGCAACAATGGATTGCAGCAGTCGGGTGAAGTTCGCGGGGGCCATGAACCCTTGGCGTTTGACGATTTCAGTGCCGTCCGCCGCAAACACGATCGTGGCCGGCCAGCCGTAGTCGCGGTAGCGGGTGGCGAGGTCCGGGCGGCGATCCTGGTCAATACGAAGCGGCACGAAATGGTCGGTGATCAGGGCCTGGACCTTAGGGTCCGCATAGGTCTCGGCGTCCATCACGTGACACCAATGGCACCAGACCGCTTCCAAGTACAGCAGTACGAATCGGTTCTCGGCTTTGGCCTGCTTGAAGGCCAGGTGGTCGTCTCGCTGCCAGGGCACGGCGGTCTTGGTGGCGGCCTCGGCAACGGAGCACGCGACCACCAAGAGGCTCGCAATCAGACCAAATAGACGTAAATGAAAGGGCTGTGAATGGGTTGACATGGGCGCTCCGAGGCAGATCATGCGGTATCCGAGGCAAGATGCCCAGTGGATGCGCGCCACGGCCAACTGCCGCATTCGATTCAGGATTCACACTGCAACCTGACTGCACGCAACATGACCGCTCAACATCCTCGGGGATTTCAGGCACCATTCGGGAATCGCCGCCTAGACTGGTCGGCATCCGTCTGGAGAACCTCATGCGTTTGATCTTGTCTTTGCTTGTTCTGACGTTCAGTGGCACGGCATTGGCCCAGGCCACCGACAACTGGAATGGGCCGGCCCCGGCCGACAACGTGACCTATGCGTATGCGGACGTGCTGCGTGTCGACCCCATTTACGAAACGTATTACACCCGCGAACCGCGCGAGGAATGCCAGGAAGTCCCGACCCGCTATACCCAGCGCAGTGGTGGTGACCCGACCGGCGGCACGATTCTCGGCGCGATTATCGGTGGTGCGCTCGGTAATCAGGTCGGCAAGGGCGATGGTCGCCGTGCGGCTACGGTTGCCGGCGCCGTGATCGGCGGTGCGATCGGCCACAACGTCGACCAGAACAACGGCTCGCAGCCGGGTCGTGTGGTTGAGGGCACCCGCCAGGATTGCCGCGTGGTCGATGTCGAGCGCGAAGAGCGTCGGATCAACGGCTACGATGTGGAATACCGCTATCGCGGCGAGGTGTATATGTCGCGCCTGAACTACGACCCGGGTGAGCGTCTCCGGGTGCGCGTGTCGGTGGAGCCGGTTGAGTAAACCGAGCCGCTGAACAGAAAGTTTCGGAAAGGTCTGGTTGCCTAGGCAGCCAGACCTTTTTTGTTGGCGGATATGACATCACCCGGACTCACGCTCGACCATCCCGACCGTTCA
It contains:
- a CDS encoding glycine zipper 2TM domain-containing protein — translated: MRLILSLLVLTFSGTALAQATDNWNGPAPADNVTYAYADVLRVDPIYETYYTREPREECQEVPTRYTQRSGGDPTGGTILGAIIGGALGNQVGKGDGRRAATVAGAVIGGAIGHNVDQNNGSQPGRVVEGTRQDCRVVDVEREERRINGYDVEYRYRGEVYMSRLNYDPGERLRVRVSVEPVE
- a CDS encoding thioredoxin domain-containing protein produces the protein MSTHSQPFHLRLFGLIASLLVVACSVAEAATKTAVPWQRDDHLAFKQAKAENRFVLLYLEAVWCHWCHVMDAETYADPKVQALITDHFVPLRIDQDRRPDLATRYRDYGWPATIVFAADGTEIVKRQGFMAPANFTRLLQSIVADPSPERLAGIGEEAGEPVRSDLSAELRQELLRRHRDSFDPKHGGLNASQKYLDRDQVEYALAHSDLEPERRIAETSLTGARELLDPVWGGVYQYSTGGDWDHPHFEKLTRIQAEYLRVYSLGCAMWQRAADCQVATRILDYMNAFLRGPNSAFGVSQDADLVPGQHSSSYFDGDDAARRALGVPKIDAHQYAAENGLMLEALALRAAWLCDAQAAEQAEALGAWLLKARKLKQGGFRHDAADQAGPFLADTLAAGRGMLALYQLTAERRWLDEAESAGDFILAHFAAPSGFYAAQPGQTPIPPAVQLDEVLAVGRFLNLLSHYTGETKHAAGAAHALTFLAQPKIATSRLTDAGILLLDDQRQRPPLHVVVVGSKQDAGARALFQTLSRIAEPYKRQEWWDPTGGKLRHHDVQYPKLKKPAAFVCTEKTCSVPLFTPLQVIDYLKN